The stretch of DNA TTCTGCCCTTGTAGAGGTAGGATTTATTAATAATCCCAATGATCTCGACCTTTTAAATAAAGCTCAGACTAGGGAAGATGTAGCACAGGGGTTGTATAAAGGTATAGTATCTTATTTTAATTGATGAAAAGGGGAATGACCTTATGGCCATTTCCTTTTTTATTAGAGGCCAAAAAGAATGAAACGTTGTATAAATGAGCAAAAAGTAGTAAAATATCTAACATGGTATAAAATATTACGATGTAAAATTAAAAAATAGAGCGAGGTAGTTGTATGAGTAATTATGAGACAGTAATAGGTCTTGAAATTCATGCTGAGCTTAGTACCCATTCAAAAGTATTTTGTGGATGTACTACTGAATTTGGCGGGCAACCCAATACACATTGTTGTCCGATATGTACAGGGATGCCTGGGGTGCTCCCATCTGTAAACAAAAGGGCGGTAGAATATGCCATAAAGGCAGGTCTGGCGCTTAATTGTAATATTGCAGAATATAGCAAGATGGATAGAAAAAACTATTGTTACCCAGACTTACCAAAGGCTTACCAAATATCCCAGTTTGATTTGCCCTTATGCTATGGGGGGTATTTGAATATAGAAGTGGATGGTCAGGTAAAGCGAATAGGAATAAATCGCATTCATTTAGAGGAAGATGCCGGAAAACTTGTTCATGATCAGTCTGAAACTGAATCATTTGTAGACTATAATCGATGTGGAGTACCATTAATAGAGATAGTAACAGAACCTGATATGCGTTCACCTGAAGAAGGTAGGATATTTCTTGAAAAGGTAAAATCCATACTTGAATATATAGAAGTATCGGATTGTAAAATGGAGGAAGGTTCTCTAAGATGCGATGTTAATGTATCAGTACGACCCAGAGGACAAAAGGAGTTTGGTATACGTACCGAGATGAAAAATCTAAATTCATTTAGGGCGGCATATAGAGCTATGGAGTATGAATCTCGAAGACATATACAGGTGTTAGGGGAAGGAGGTACCATAGGCCAAGAAACTAGGAGATGGGATGATGCCTTAGGCAAAAGTTATACAATGCGTACAAAGGAAGAAGCCCAGGACTATAGGTATTTTCCTGAGCCTGATCTGGTGCCTATAGTGGTAGATAGGGCATGGGTGGAAAAATTGAAAGGAGAATTGCCCGAACTTCCAGATGATAAAAAGATGCGTTATGTAGATGAGTACGGCCTGCCAGAGTATGATGCAGGGGTACTTACATCCTCAAAGGAAGTTGCAAGATTCTTTGAAGAAACAGTAAAACTGTATGACAACCCAAAGACAGTGAGTAACTGGGTAATGGGTGATCTATTGAGACTATTAAAGGACAGGGGTATAGAGATGGCGGAAGTAAAGATTACCCCAGAGGGCCTTATAGATCTTATAAAATTGGTGGACAAGGGAGTTATAAGCATATCCATCGGTAAGACGGTATTTGAAGAGATGTTTGATACTGGAAAGGATGCAGAGACCATAGTTGATGAAAAAGGTCTTAAACAGATATCAGATGAAGGTGCATTGAGGGAAATAGTAAAAGATGTATTATCAAACAATCCAAAGTCCATAGAGGATTATAAAGCAGGTAAGAAAAAGGCTATGGGCTATTTGGTAGGACAGACTATGAAGGCTACAAAGGGTAAGGCAAACCCGCAAATGGTAAATAAAATACTCAAGGAAGAATTGGATAGGGCTTGACAACTGTTTGAATGGCTATACAAAATGTGGTAGAATATCAGCTGGCTATAACCAGTTTATAAATGAATATGTTTATGAAAGGATGAGATATATAATATGAAGGTTTCTATAAAAGAAGTCGAACACGTGGCTAACTTATCCCAGCTTATACTAAATGATGATGAAAAAGAAAAGGTAGCCCATGATCTCAGTGAGATTCTTGAATATGCCGATAAACTTTCTGAATTGGATACAGATGGGATACAACCTACCATCCATGTGCTGCATATGCAAAATGTATTTAGAGAAGATGTGGTAAAGCCCAGCATGGATAGGGATGTATTGCTTGAAAATGCACCTGATGCACAGGATGGGTGTTTCAAAGTACCGAAGGTAGTAGAATAATGAGAACGAAATGGAGGGATATGCATGGAACTTTATAAATTGACTATTCATGAAGCAAAAGATCTACTTGCTAAAAAAGAAATAAGTGCTAGTGAACTTACTAAATCAACAATTGATCGTATACAAGCGGTAGAGAACAAGATAAATGCATTTATAACATTAAACTTCGATGAAGCATTGAATCAGGCTAAAGAGGTGGACAAGGCTATACATGAAGGAAGTGAACTCCCGCCACTTGCCGGTATTCCCATGGCATTGAAGGATAACATGTGTACATTGGGGATAAAGACCACCTGTGCATCTAAAATGCTGGAGAATTTTGTACCTCCTTATGATGCTACAGTAGCAAAGCGTTTAAAAGAACAGAAGAGCATACTGCTTGGGAAACTTAATATGGATGAATTTGCCATGGGCTCATCTACAGAAAATTCTGCATTTAAAAAGACATGTAACCCATGGGATATAACCAGGGTTCCTGGTGGATCAAGTGGTGGCTCTGCTGCATCGGTCATAGCAGATCAGGCCTTCTTTTCCCTAGGTTCGGATACTGGTGGTTCTATTAGACAGCCTGCTTCTTTCTGTGGATTGGTAGGGTTTAAGCCTACATATGGTGCTGTGTCCAGATATGGATTGATAGCATTTGCTTCGTCTCTAGATCAAATAGGACCGTTTACAAAGGATGTGACAGACTGTGCATTAGTCTTAAACGCCATAACTGGACATGATCATATGGATGCTACATCGGCAAATATTGATTATCCGGATTACACTAAGGCGTTAAAGGATGATGTAAAGGGATGGAAAATAGGTGTTCCTAAAGAGTATTTTGGTGAAGGCCTAGATCCCGAGATAAAAAAAGCAATTGAAAAGGCTATAGCTACATTTGAAAGTCTAGGTGCAGAGATAGAGGAGATATCCCTTCCCCATACTGAATACGCACTATCAGTCTATTATATACTTGCTTGTGCTGAGGCAAGTTCCAACCTAGCCAGATACGATGGTGTAAAATATGGATATCGTGCTTCAGAGTATGATGACCTGGATAGTTTGTATAAAAACACTAGGACGCAAGGCTTTGGCCCTGAAGTAAAACGCAGGATAATGCTTGGCAACTATGCCCTTAGCTCTGGATATTATGATGCATATTATCTAAAGGCCCTAAAGGTTAGGACACTTATAAAAGAGGATTTTGACAAGGCTTTTAAGAAATATGATATTATACTTTCACCAACAAGTCCTACTACAGCATTTACATTTGGTGCAAAGACTGATCCACTACAGATGTATTTGTCAGATGTATATACTATACCTGTAAATATAGCAGGATTACCAGGTATGTCCATGCCCTGTGGATTTGACAGCAGGGGTCTTCCTATAGGGATGCAACTTATTGGAAAGGCATTTGAAGAGGATAAATTACTTCAAGCGGCATATACATTTGAACAAAATACTGATTATCACATAAAGAAACCTGCTGTGAACTGGGGGTAATATATAATGAATTATGAATCGGTAATAGGATTGGAAGTGCATGCAGAGCTTAGTACCAATACAAAGTTATTTTGTGGATGTGCTGCAAATTTTACAAGGGATTCGAACAGCCATTGTTGTCCTGGTTGTATAGCGATGCCAGGTACACTTCCTGTGATCAATAAAAATGCGGTGGAGTATACTGTAAAGGCTGGACTTGCATTAAACTGTAATATTTCAGAGTATAGTAAAATAGATAGGAAACACTATTTTTACCCTGATTTAGCCAAGGCATATCAGGATTCCCAATATGATTTTGCCCTATGTAAAGATGGATATTTGGATATAGATGTGGATGGGGAAATTCGCAGGATACGCATAAGGCAAATCCATCTTGAAGAGGATGCGGGAAAGCTTATTCATGACCAATGGGATATGGGTACTATGGTGGATTATAATAGGGCAGGTGTACCCCTAATAGAGATAGTATCACAACCTGACTTGCGCTCAGCAGAAGAGGCGAGGATATTCCTTGAAAAGATAAAGTCCATACTTGAATATATAGAAGTATCGGATTGTAAAATGGAGGAAGGTTCTCTAAGATGCGATGTTAACGTGTCCATAATGCCAGAAGGTTCAACTGAGTTTGGTGTGCGTACCGAGATGAAGAATATAAACTCATTTAGGGCCACATATAGGGCTATACAGTATGAGATAGATAGACAGATAAGCATACTAGAGGAAGGCGGTCAGGTGATTAGAGAAACTAGAAGATGGGATGATATTCTAGGTAAGAGCTTTTCCATGCGATCAAAGGAAGAGGCGGATGACTATAGATATTTCCCAGATGCAGATCTGCCTCCCATAATAATGGATAGGGCATGGGTGGAAAAATTGAAAGGAGAATTGCCCGAACTTCCAGATGATAAAAAGATGCGTTATGTAGATGAGTACGGCCTGCCAGAGTATGATGCAGGGGTACTTACATCCTCAAAGGAAGTTGCAAGATTCTTTGAAGAAACAGTAAAACTGTATGACAACCCAAAGACAGTGAGTAACTGGGTAATGGGTGATCTATTGAGACTATTAAAGGACAGGGGTATAGAGATGGCGGAAGTAAAGATTACCCCAGAGGGC from Xylanivirga thermophila encodes:
- the gatB gene encoding Asp-tRNA(Asn)/Glu-tRNA(Gln) amidotransferase subunit GatB — translated: MNYESVIGLEVHAELSTNTKLFCGCAANFTRDSNSHCCPGCIAMPGTLPVINKNAVEYTVKAGLALNCNISEYSKIDRKHYFYPDLAKAYQDSQYDFALCKDGYLDIDVDGEIRRIRIRQIHLEEDAGKLIHDQWDMGTMVDYNRAGVPLIEIVSQPDLRSAEEARIFLEKIKSILEYIEVSDCKMEEGSLRCDVNVSIMPEGSTEFGVRTEMKNINSFRATYRAIQYEIDRQISILEEGGQVIRETRRWDDILGKSFSMRSKEEADDYRYFPDADLPPIIMDRAWVEKLKGELPELPDDKKMRYVDEYGLPEYDAGVLTSSKEVARFFEETVKLYDNPKTVSNWVMGDLLRLLKDRGIEMAEVKITPEGLIDLIKLVDKGVISISIGKTVFEEMFDTGKDAETIVDEKGLKQISDEGALREIVKDVLSNNPKSIEDYKAGKKKAMGYLVGQTMKATKGKANPQMVNKILKEELNK
- the gatB gene encoding Asp-tRNA(Asn)/Glu-tRNA(Gln) amidotransferase subunit GatB — translated: MSNYETVIGLEIHAELSTHSKVFCGCTTEFGGQPNTHCCPICTGMPGVLPSVNKRAVEYAIKAGLALNCNIAEYSKMDRKNYCYPDLPKAYQISQFDLPLCYGGYLNIEVDGQVKRIGINRIHLEEDAGKLVHDQSETESFVDYNRCGVPLIEIVTEPDMRSPEEGRIFLEKVKSILEYIEVSDCKMEEGSLRCDVNVSVRPRGQKEFGIRTEMKNLNSFRAAYRAMEYESRRHIQVLGEGGTIGQETRRWDDALGKSYTMRTKEEAQDYRYFPEPDLVPIVVDRAWVEKLKGELPELPDDKKMRYVDEYGLPEYDAGVLTSSKEVARFFEETVKLYDNPKTVSNWVMGDLLRLLKDRGIEMAEVKITPEGLIDLIKLVDKGVISISIGKTVFEEMFDTGKDAETIVDEKGLKQISDEGALREIVKDVLSNNPKSIEDYKAGKKKAMGYLVGQTMKATKGKANPQMVNKILKEELDRA
- the gatA gene encoding Asp-tRNA(Asn)/Glu-tRNA(Gln) amidotransferase subunit GatA, translating into MELYKLTIHEAKDLLAKKEISASELTKSTIDRIQAVENKINAFITLNFDEALNQAKEVDKAIHEGSELPPLAGIPMALKDNMCTLGIKTTCASKMLENFVPPYDATVAKRLKEQKSILLGKLNMDEFAMGSSTENSAFKKTCNPWDITRVPGGSSGGSAASVIADQAFFSLGSDTGGSIRQPASFCGLVGFKPTYGAVSRYGLIAFASSLDQIGPFTKDVTDCALVLNAITGHDHMDATSANIDYPDYTKALKDDVKGWKIGVPKEYFGEGLDPEIKKAIEKAIATFESLGAEIEEISLPHTEYALSVYYILACAEASSNLARYDGVKYGYRASEYDDLDSLYKNTRTQGFGPEVKRRIMLGNYALSSGYYDAYYLKALKVRTLIKEDFDKAFKKYDIILSPTSPTTAFTFGAKTDPLQMYLSDVYTIPVNIAGLPGMSMPCGFDSRGLPIGMQLIGKAFEEDKLLQAAYTFEQNTDYHIKKPAVNWG
- the gatC gene encoding Asp-tRNA(Asn)/Glu-tRNA(Gln) amidotransferase subunit GatC gives rise to the protein MKVSIKEVEHVANLSQLILNDDEKEKVAHDLSEILEYADKLSELDTDGIQPTIHVLHMQNVFREDVVKPSMDRDVLLENAPDAQDGCFKVPKVVE